Genomic DNA from Triticum dicoccoides isolate Atlit2015 ecotype Zavitan chromosome 4B, WEW_v2.0, whole genome shotgun sequence:
attgtATGACAGATTATAGTTATATATTTTCATCGTCGTTATGTTTTTAGTTCCGGTATATTAAACATATTTTTACACTATAGATTTGCGATAGGTGTGGGACCAGAATATATGTGTGGGACAAGATTATATGCGTGAATATGTTAATATGGTCTGTGGCTTCATTAGCCATGGGCAAAAGTTCTTGTGTTTTTGCTGTCGCACTACAGATTTCTGGTTTTGCTAGAATAGACGTCTCAATTGCCATGATGCATTTTTTTCATTTGGCCAGCATACATATTCAGTTGGACATTCAATGTTTTtagttggctagaatagatgtctcagTTAGCCAGGTTGCATTTATTTCAGTTTTTGGCCAACATGCATGTTCAGTTGGACAGTTAATGTATtcagttggctagaatagatgtctcagTTGGCCAGGATACATTTTCTCAGTTTTGGCCAACATGCATGTTTTAGTTGGTCAGAAAACATGTTTTTATTTGCACATATACTACAGTTTTGGCTAGCATGCATGCCGAATACACGTGGGATACAATGCATGTTTTAGTTTTGGCTAGCATGCATGCCGAGTTGCCAAAATATAGGTTCAGTTGGCTGGTatgcatgttcagttgcacatTTATGAATTTTCGTTGCACATATCTATTGGACAGTCAATTTGTTCATTTGCAAACAATAACTACAAGTTGGTAGAATACATGTTTAGTTTTTGGCTACAATGCTTGTTGAGTTGGCTTTAATCATATTTTAATTGGCCAGAGAACTGGTTTTTAGTTGGCTTGTTTAACACATCCAGGTTGGAGAAACTTGTTTGGCATGCATCAAGTAGTTTTTGGCTTGTTTAACACATCCAGCAGTAACATCAAGTAGGCGGGTGTGATGTGCCAGATTCACCTCTTTTTTGAAGCAGCTTCTCGATGGATTTGTCCTAGATCCATGGAGAAGGGGGTTTACATATGCCTACATATATGCAGTAGAAGAAAGGGGGAAGTGAAGAGGGGCAGAGGGGGCTTACCTACTTGATATTACTGCCTGGTATGGCTCTGACCACCTTGCCCTTAGATCTTCTTTTTTGAAGCAGCTCCTTCTTCTACTTTGGGGCTCCCATGACGGCTGtgtaggaggaggaaggaaggcctTGGATCCCCTTCTTTCGTGGAGAAGAAGAACGGAGCGTGTGGCGTGGGAGGCACTGGGTAGGTACGTGGGGCGTGGGGACGCTGCGTACGTACGCTGGGACGTGGGGGCGAGTAGGTGTGGAAGGCGCTGGGAGCGTGGGGTGCGGGCCGCTCGATCGGGCTTGGTGGCAGCCTGTCCCCTTCCTTTTCTGTACCGCGGGGGGATATGGCTTACCTTTTTGGGCTGGTCGCTCGATCGTACTAGTGGGCAGCCGGCCACCCACTAGACGCGTCCTATAAAAATACATGTGGTTTCTCATAATAAATTGAGGAGAGTGCtctcttttttaaaaaaaagtaTCAATTCTTTCAAAAGCAACACACTTATTCGGcctaagcttgtgcaacatgcactTGGGCACCTCACCACAGCAGCACCGTAGTAAATGGCTCAGAAATGATGCCCGGGGTCTCCTACTCCATTAGTACCAAGATCAAAGAATCGGTGCAATAAAGTAAGAAACAAAAAATATCTTCGAATGCAATAACCCTAGCCCTAACTAATTGGAGAAGAGAATACTTACAAAGTACTCGATGTCCATGAAGTCGTCGCCCATGCTGGTGTCTTCGTCAGCGCTCTCCTTCCCGTCCTTCCACGAAGGCATGGGCACCGGTTTTCACGAAGGCATGGGCACTGGTGACTAACAGTGGGGTGGTCAGTGTCATTGAGAGAGCATGGGAGAGGAGAATAGAGTGAGAAGAACTTAGTGAGAGTGAGCCGGCTCGGGTCGTTTTGACACGGTTAGAACGGGCTAGCTAATGTTCGTCAGCGGGCGCGCCATCAGTCGGCGGCTGACGTTGGGCTGACAGATGGGCCCTCCTTGTCATAAATGGCACTAAAACCTAGCCATTCCACCACTAGTGCCTTTTAATACAACGGACTAATTTTGTGATAGTTCTATAGTTTTTTTGGAGAAGTGGTAGTTTTCCGGATTCCAGGCCTGAATTGTGGTAATTTTATGCTATTTACTTGATTTTCCGCTTGCATCTTCGAAGCAGTACTGCTCGCCGTCCCTGAACGACCTTGAGGTGACATGATAAAAGCACACAACTCGCCGGTGAACCGATTGGAAGTTCCATATACTAGTAGTACATACTACTAATTAACTTACAAAACACGAACAGAGGGAGTGGACTAACTTAGCTAACACGCACCCTCCTCCCTCCACATCATCCAACACCATGGAGTCCATGAGAAGCTACCAAGACGCAGAGACTTGGGAGAGAGCCGAAATAGTCTCGCAAGGACACACACTCACTGGGGTAAACTTAACCAGGGAAAGATTCGCAAAGGAAACTAAAGACAAGCCGCCAAATAATTCCACAGCCGAtctcgccttcttcttcctcctgcccTCCCGTCGCCCCTCGCCACTTGCTACGTACGTACGGTCGCTCTCGGCTCCGCGAGCTTGGGCCACGCTCCTCACTTGTACTCCAGGATCATGTTGTTCTCGGGCGCCAGGCCGACACACGCCCTCATGATGTTCTCCAGCATCGCCCTCTGCTTCGCCAGGGCGTTCACCACCGGCGTGCCAGGAGGAACCTGTTAACAGAGGAATTCAGTGGCACGTCAGTTAATCGTCTTTATTTATCTATAGGTTATTTAGAGCAAACAGTCGAGAATTGTTTCTTACCAGGGGTGCCTTGGTGAGGTAGCTCAGGATGGTGGCAACCGGATGGAAGGAATGGAACTTGTCCTGCACAAATGCAAGTGGAGCAGCGAAATCTTCAGTTTGGCTCCCAAAGTATATCTCGACTACAGAGTAGACTAGCAACATATCTCGTCAGACTCTTACCTCTCCCTCGGCCTTCAGCTGAATCCTGGTGCTGAGCTCCGCCAGGAGCACCAGATCAAGAATGATGGGTGCAGCGAGGAGCGAGTCCTCGCAGGTGTTGTGCAGCACGATGGTGCTCTTGCCCCCCATGAAGATCTCCGAGGTGTACTCGTCCATGGCCCTCTTGCTGTCTCCAACGTATGGCACGTACTGCAAAAGAACGGTGAAGCCTCAGTATATAATTCCAAGTTTTTGCACCAACAGTCATCTGTCCGTGGAAGGTGAGAGACAGATCGACAGACCTTGATCACGACGACGTGGTCAGGATGCTCCCCGGGCTCGTAGAGGATAGCATTGCTCGAGACCATGTCATCCACCACATTGCTCTTGGAGATCTCCTTGGAACGGAATGTCTGCGGTGCGGATAGGTTCATCCCGTCGTTATTCCCAAGATGGTTGTAGCTGACAATTGAGGTGGGCTACAAGAACAGAAACCACATATGTTTATGCTTCGTAACAGAGAAATGTCTGTGTATACATGTGTTCAGTTGACAGTTGATTGTTACCTTGATTCCAGCACCAACAAGGAAGTCGACCAAGACGGATTTCATCTTGGTCTGGCCACTCTTGAAATCATCGCCACCAATCAGGCAGTTGTTCTTAATAGCAAGATCAATCAGCCCTGCACAAAAGAAACTAACATAAGCCTGCAACCAGACACTATATACAGGTACAGTCAGCAGAGCAAGCTACACACCAGGCACAAAGGTGTTCTGAGGGCTCCCGTTGATGAACGGGACGCCCTCCATGACACAGGCAATGGCATACAGTGTTGATGGGGATATCTCTGCCTCGTTcttgtccacagacgccaagaggTTCTCCATCGTGTCATTAAGCCCAACAGAGACGTTGCTGTACCTTTCAGTGTTTGCCGTCCAAAGCACCACTACCTTGTCGACCTTGTTCTTCTCCTTGAACTCCCTATTTCATTAAGCCATATGAGGGCGCAAATTTAAAAGTTGATGAAGTTTTCAGCATGGAATGTTGAAACTAACAAGGACTGGTGGAGTAACATTTTTATGAGTAACTCGGCTTAAAATTTAATTTCAGTAGAACGACCCTTCGTGGAGTCCAATCATACAAAAGCCGGCGGCTATAGAGAATTTGTCCAATCATACAAAAGCCACTGGCTGTAGAGAATTATGCATATAGAATCATACCAGTTAAGTAATGTTATTGTTTTAAGCATATTCGCAGTGGTTATAGAGAATTATCCATACTCAATCATGTGTGCTCACGCACCAAACTCAGAGTTTTATTTATTCTACTCTCAAATGTTGGAATATATGTCAAGTTGTATACGTGCATATCTGTATACCTTATGTCTTTGATAATCTGCTCCATCTGCTCTTTCTTTGTGCCCTTGATGACATTGCTAGCCCGGGAGCCCTGGTTGGCAGCGATGAAGTCCGGGTCATAGATGCCGGGGAGCGGCACGATGGACTCCATGTAGGGCCTGAGCTGCTTCTGCAGGTCAATGTCCAGCACCTTGGCCCTGGTCATAGCATCAGCCAGGTTCATGCTGCTAATGTCCCAGCCACCAAACACAAGATCATCTGGGTTTACCTGAAAAATCATTCTAACACCGTCAGAATAGGATCTGCAGCCAACTGGAAGTCTGGAACATATACAGTCAACAGAGCCCGTAGCATTTTGA
This window encodes:
- the LOC119291410 gene encoding inositol-3-phosphate synthase-like codes for the protein MFIESFRVESPNVRYGAGEIESEYRYDTTELVHESHDGASKWVVRPKSVNYHFKTNTTVPKLGVMLVGWGGNNGSTLMAGVIANREGISWATKDKVQQANYFGSLTQASTIRVGSYNGEEIYAPFKSLLPMVNPDDLVFGGWDISSMNLADAMTRAKVLDIDLQKQLRPYMESIVPLPGIYDPDFIAANQGSRASNVIKGTKKEQMEQIIKDIREFKEKNKVDKVVVLWTANTERYSNVSVGLNDTMENLLASVDKNEAEISPSTLYAIACVMEGVPFINGSPQNTFVPGLIDLAIKNNCLIGGDDFKSGQTKMKSVLVDFLVGAGIKPTSIVSYNHLGNNDGMNLSAPQTFRSKEISKSNVVDDMVSSNAILYEPGEHPDHVVVIKYVPYVGDSKRAMDEYTSEIFMGGKSTIVLHNTCEDSLLAAPIILDLVLLAELSTRIQLKAEGEDKFHSFHPVATILSYLTKAPLVPPGTPVVNALAKQRAMLENIMRACVGLAPENNMILEYK